The Pseudomonas orientalis genome contains a region encoding:
- a CDS encoding LemA family protein → MQAAQGYRWGLKAAALLLISSVLSGCGINNIPTLDEQAKAAWGQVQNQYQRRADLIPNLVEVVKGYAAHEQDTLTAVIEARAKATSIQVDASTLDNPEKLKQFQQAQDGLSGALSRLMVVSERYPDLKANQNFLALQSQLEGTENRIAVARRDFIQAVQTYNTEIRTFPGRLWHSVMYSDLPIRATFEATSADADKAPQVKFK, encoded by the coding sequence ATGCAAGCAGCACAAGGTTACCGCTGGGGCTTGAAAGCCGCGGCGCTGTTATTGATCAGCAGCGTGCTGAGCGGTTGCGGCATCAACAACATCCCGACCCTGGACGAACAGGCCAAGGCCGCCTGGGGCCAGGTGCAGAACCAGTACCAACGCCGTGCCGACCTGATTCCCAACCTGGTGGAAGTGGTCAAGGGCTACGCTGCCCACGAGCAGGATACCCTTACCGCCGTGATTGAAGCGCGGGCCAAGGCCACCTCGATCCAGGTGGATGCGAGCACCCTCGACAACCCGGAAAAACTCAAGCAGTTCCAGCAAGCCCAGGACGGCCTGAGCGGCGCACTCAGCCGTTTGATGGTGGTGTCCGAGCGCTATCCGGACCTGAAGGCCAACCAGAACTTCCTGGCCCTGCAATCGCAACTCGAGGGCACGGAAAACCGTATCGCCGTGGCCCGTCGCGACTTTATCCAGGCCGTGCAGACCTACAACACCGAGATCCGCACGTTCCCGGGTCGCCTGTGGCACAGCGTGATGTACAGCGACTTGCCGATCCGCGCCACGTTTGAAGCCACCAGTGCCGATGCCGATAAGGCGCCGCAGGTGAAGTTCAAATAA